TAGAGAGGAACTAGAACATGAAGCTTTGGAAATTCCAACTGGAGAAGTCTTTGTTTGTTCCATAGTTGAGATGGATTTATTATGAGGATTGGCTGCCATACCAGATGTGGCAGTGGATGAGATTTTCCCAACCGGGCTAGGGGACTCAGATGACATGCTTTGAATATGGCCAGAGATACTGGAGGCCTTGGAAGGAATTGAACTTTTCTGAGGTCTAGAATGGTTATTCGAGCCAGGAGAGGCTGTCAACCACATAAATCGTAGTGTATGCCCTTTACAAGATTTACCACCAATAAATGCTTTCTCAGCTGATTGCCGTGTTGTGTAAGTCACACAAGCTGAGCAACTCAGAGAAGGTTTTAAGGTTGCATCATGGTTATGGGCTTCGGTATCTTCCAGAACAACAGACGAAAGCTCCCCAAATGATGAGAAATGATCTGCTAAGGTAGATTCCTGTAAATAAAAGTAGTAAAGGACATCAGAAATAAAACAAAACAGCTTGTAATGAAGCACATCAACCTTTGAGTGCAAGTAAAGATAATTTTAGTTCGCGTATGAAAAGATAAGTTCACttatgcaaaaataaaaaataaaaaataaaatcttaatGTCATCAGTTGCACAGATGCAATACCGGGTGTTATCAGCTCCTCTTGCCACTAAATGAAAGACACAAGACTGCAACTTCTCAGTTCACCATAGTACACTAGTATTGTTAAAGCTTTTGTCATTATACATAGCAAAAGCCATTAACAGTTATGCACAAATGCATGCAAATCCTATAACCTAAGAATAAGATAGAAATAACCACCAATAGGGAATTCTATCTAGAGGAAATATCAGGTGCACAAGACTATATTGGTGAACATATGCACAAACTTAATCTCATCAGTCATCCCTTGGATCTAATCACTGCAGACCAAGTTGGAGCTGTGAGTTCCCCATCCCACTTATGTATCCCCATCCCACTTATGTAGTTTTTTCAATTAACCAAGTCAGATTGGGCCTAAGCCGGCCCAAGTGGAATGGGGGAACTCCACCTTCGACATGGACTGCTCAGATTATATCCAAAGGATGTGATTTGAGTTTGTGCATATGTTCACCAATATGATCTTGTGCACCTGATATTTCCTCTTCTATCTAATACATATTGAAGTAAATATTAAACACTTTCGTCTAACAATGCCAACTGTGATAGGTTTTAATAGTGAGAAGTATAAAATACAAATGATGATGCAGTTGAAGGGTGAGAATTTGAACTACCAAAAAGAACTATTCCAATATAGCAGTAGTGGAGCCATTAGATCCAGGAGTAGTACTACTAGCATGAAATAAAAAGGACCAGGCCAGCTCACATAAAGGTTACAGCACCGGATGATAAGATTCTTAATATAACACAGGATCTTGCAGACATctatcagaagaaaaaaatggcaATGGACAATATAGAAATGCAAGGGATAAATGGTATAAGTTGCTTTATTAAATTAATTTCGCAATGGTAAGGATGCCAGAAATTCAGCTAAGGAGTTCACATAGTAGGTGCTCATCTATCCAATGTACAGGCTTATCTTCAGTTTTGATTGAGAAAACAGTTAACTGCATTATAAAAGCTTATGACAATAGCATCATTTTATTGTTGTCTTCAGTATGTCAAGGAAAAGCAGGAGGCTGGATGGCAGACTTACATTTGCAATTTCAGGTGGCAAAGGTGGAAGAATTCTGAATGATGTGGTTCGATTGTCAAGCTTAAACCTATTCTGTGGAGGTGCTAACAGATGAATAGTCTGCTTCGTAGCTGCAGCTGATTTTTGTGTAGATGTCACAGCTTTTTGCGAGTGTGAAGCCAACTCTCCAGAACTTTTCTTTTCCAACTTACCAGCAATCTCCTGTGACCCTTCAGCCCTAACATTCATGGATCTTGCATCCGTTACTTTTGACGCATCATTAGAAACAACTTCTTTTCCACCAGCCTCTGCATGCTTAATTGAATTTGATGAACCTTTCTGCAAAATAGTTGTTTACTTATTAGAATCAGCAACAGAAACAGCTAAAATTGCAATTATCATAGGCAAAGTTTAGAATGAACAGTCAACCTGTTCACCTACTAGCAAAAAAAGGGTTCAGCTAACAACAAAATCATACAGTTATCAATAATGAATTCAAGCTACTATAGGGAAAATAGTAAGTACCTGTTTTGCAAGTTTCTCTAACTGGCGGCGGAACTCATCACGCTTCTGAGCTAAGATCTCCTGTTTTTTGCGAAGTTCTTCCAATAGTTCTAGACTTTCTTGCCTTTTTGGATCAGGGGGTATTGATTTTATACTATTTGCTGGCAGCATTTTAGGACCTGTGCTAGAACCCGACGGTTCAGCAGAAGATCCAGAACTGGCCCTTGGAGTTGTAGATTGAACATTTTCCTTGACTTTGTTGGGATAAGATGGCTGAGGGGCAGAATTGGCCAGCGTAGTAGACAACTGGGAAGAGTTTGCGGATATTCTACCCTCTCCCTCATCAGGAATCCTATCTCTGTTGGCCCACCATAGCTTTATAAAACGGTTGCCCATAACAGCATCCGGAGCTTTTAGGGCAGCTTCAGCCTCTTCTCTTTTTGAGAACTGGACAAAAGCTTTTTCACTGTTAGATGGAATATAGATATCTATTACTTGACCAAACTTCTGAAAATGCGAGAGAAGTTTCTCCCATCTGTTGCTTTCTTGGGGAATGCCATGTACATAAAGTGTACGGGATGCTTTGTGAGAAGCTCGATTGCTTTGCCGGCCCACATCTCCGTATATTCTCGAATTGGATTGGCCATTAGTATCCTTAGAAGCAGCAAACTTTACTTGGGTCGTGCTGGGAGCCATCTCATCATAATCACTTCTTTGGTTTCCAGTGGTATTTGTTAACGTAGTTTTAGCTGTGTTACCACCCACTGATTTTCTCTTTGGTGCTATTCGCCCCCAAACAGTAGACTTCGAACTCTGCAAGCCATCAGTTGCAAAAACCTGATTTGAATGCTCCCGCCCTGTTTCATAGCCTGAGGATTCAGCATTCCACACTCCAGCATCAGTATGTACAAAACCAGCACATGATGCTTCAGGTTGTTCATTGTTCCACAGAGGCTGATCAGGATCATATACATCAGCatcagcaacagcaacagcaacagctgAAGCAGTGCTTCCATTTATCTTTAATGCATCACTTGCCACACCAGATTTGACATCTTTTGCAGGAACACCTTTACTGCCTCCTAGGCTTGATAAGTTAACAGAAGCAGTTCCTCCCTCATTTTGGATTCCCAGTCCTTGAGCATTTGGAACTGATACTGGAAGATTGAATTGAGATAGACTCTGCGAAGTGTTACAGAAATTTTATTAAACTCGATGTCTTCACCTCAGCACAACAGACTATCTAGTAGTACTTGACCAGAGGAACTTTGCCTCACATCATAGCATAACAACTTTACTCTTCTATATAAAAATGCTAACTCAAGTAAAATAACAAACAGAAAGTAAAATGCTACAGCAAAGAAAAAGGTCCAAGGCATGCTAAAGTTAATCACAGTAAGATTTAAAATCCACCAGGAGCTGGCGTTACTCAGTTCTGATTTGGGATAGAGTATTGTGAATAACGTCAATTGAAACTCAGATTAGCGATAACAGAACTCAGGGAACACCTTTCAAGGCTACAGTTATGTTGGCATGACATAGCCATGGCACTCTgactaaaaaattatgaaacaactAACATAGATCCATAAAATATGTAAAGCTTGGAGTATCCTATTGGAAATTTATGACAGAACATGCCAAATAAGCAAAAGCATGGAGGATAGAATGCAGAAGACTATAAAGACCAGGAAATAGACAGACCTGCATATCATCAACAACAATTCTATTTACACCATGCTCCATGGGGCACATATCCCCTCTCAAGCAAAATCCACGCTCCTCAAAGTCTCTACAGCGTTGACGAGGCATGCTAAGATCAATTAAAGGAGATACTGCAGGCTGAATAGGCCGTTGCATTCCAAGTGGGTGCATTGGATCTAAAATCCCATGAGGCATTCCAGGCATAAATCCATATGGACCACTTGGCAATGCAGTGCCCATAAATAAGCTCGGATGTGCGGGTGGTCCTTGTGAGGCCATCTGGGATGCAAAATCAATCATATCAAATGTGTTAAATCTTGGATCATGCTGAGTCCAGGGTGCACCATTCCGTCCTCTTCCTCGTGTCATAGGAGGGCGAGCCGTGGCAGAAGCTGATGAATCAGCTCGGAAGGATTGGTTCACTCTAGGTGCCCAAGTGTGAGTTCCTGCTCCAGGACGCCTCTTGAATTTTGGTACAAAATCCTTCTGTGCTTCACCTTGAGAACCAGATCCGCCAAAAAGTTGTCCATTACCAGAAACCCTGCTCCTCTTTTTGAGAGGCATCCCTGGATGTTGCTCCTCTGTATTCTCGTCAAGTTGAGGTCTAGCCTCCCGTTTTCGGTGCTTGTGGTTACggtcatcatcgtcatcactAATTTCGAAGTCTTCAGTATCTGTAGCAGCTTCAGAATTTGTGGAATTATTTTCTTCCATTGGTGAAGGAACTTCTATTCTGTCAGCATCCAATGCTGGAGATGATGACTCTTTGAGCATCTTCAAGGTTACCAAGACAGCAGAAAGTTCGCAACTAGAATGCATTCATCATCTCGATCATCTTCGAAAAGCACTCAATGTAGATTCACTTCTATCGCTAATACATGACTACATGTGGCAGAAACACAGAATCAATGATGAGTGATAGAACACAAAATCATTATATGACAAGGATAACAAGGAGTTTGTAATATATCACGATGAATGGTAAAGAATTAAAGATAGGTCCCCAGATCAACAACAAAGTAGCAACACTAGAACATACCGCTCTTTTCCCATTAAAGCATAAATAGTACTAAAAGATGGCAGTTCAACTCAACTATCCAGATCCAACTTGAACTATTAGCGGGTTATGCTGAAGAAAAGCCCATTCCATGATTAAGGACAAGGTGAAACATATATATCAGGTCAGGTCTCGATGTTAATAGGTTATCTCATACTGCCTCCAGCAGCCACAAATAATTGCAATAGTGGCATGCATACTGTCGAACTTTCCTAATTTTGGTCAACAACATACTTGCAAATATCTAGATTGGCACCATGAAATAGCGATTAGATCTCTCATAAGCTTTtcccttttatatatatattatttagcTCTTAGAACATAAAAATATATGAGAAAAAAAGCACTGGTCGAGGTCACACCCTAGTGACTTCAATAGGCAAAATCACCAATACAGACTGCTATTAATCTAGAAATACCACATCTGAACTATTGGGCGACGACCGTGCATTTACTTGCAGATGATATAGATTATCTCACTCCCAAATCCCAGTTCCATCCATTCCCATATTGGTCAGAACAAACAATAAGCATATAATCATGCAGCCATGAAGCATAAAGTGATCCTCATTCGAACTCAACTACGGTTGCATGCCAGCGAAACAAAAACACACAAAAGGGTTAAACAGCCCGCTACCCCTACACACTTTTTGCAAAATGGTGGCAAATAAACCTCAATAAGGCTAACATGAAACTGGCACGCTCAAGTTAAACAGCTACCAACCTGCCATAGCTGAACAGCTCTCAACCAAATGAACCGATAAAAGATTTCCAATCTATACTCCTCAAAATGAAGCTCGATAAATGAATAGATAACTGCCCTAGACTTGTTCTTCACTATTGACCTCAAAATCCACTCTGAACTCCCGACCCAATTGTGCTAAGCAGACCGCACAACAACACCACGGAAATGGAGCTCGCCCGTACTCAAGGGGGGCAAGTTCCCTCTACCGACATGCCGCGCCCCCAACAGCCCCTTCAATCTGGGCCTCCCTGTCAACAGCGATGAGCTCTAGGGACCCCGAAAACCAAAACGACGCGCAAACCACGAGCCTCCTCCAGAGAAGGCAGCACCGCCGCAATCGCATCAGTACACAAAACACCGCAGGCGGCCGCCTCCCACCCTGGCTCCTCCCTACACGCGGATTCCGCGGCTAATCCAGGGCCGTGCGAGCAATCGGGGCGGGCCTCCCGTGGGCTGCTGGGCAAGTGGAACGGAGGCGCGGAACGGAATCGGGGGACTACCAGTCGAATCGGGATCGCCGTCCGAGGAGCAGcaagcggcggcgacggcgaggcgggggaggagggcgaggtcgcgggggggggggggggggtcgccGTCGGGGAGGTGAGGAGATGAGAAGGTTAAATGGCGAGGGGTAGTTTGGTCCTTTTTGCCTACGTATTGGGAAGCTAGGAAAGGCTAGGGTTCTTAGGGTGTGAATTTTAATGAACATTAGAAAGTAAATTGAGATAAAGAGATTAGAGAGTAAATTGAGACAAAGAGGTTAGAGAGTataattatttgtatttattgatGAGAGAGTTTGcatatttatatatgatgaatGAATATGATTAGAGAATATATCTATTAAGGAGACACTCATTCCTATAAGACACAACACTTGGTAATCGATCATATAATTATATCTAAAAGGTACTTATTCATAACACTCTTTCTTGATCAATTATTCCAGTTGTAAATTTCTTGTTACAAACTATTCTAAAAACCCTGTAGGAAAATGAGGAGAAAATAACATATTGTTATATtaatatgccattaaaactctttaaaacctaataaaaatataaggagaaaataatataacatatattaattattgCTTAATTATAAGTTCATACGATAAACCTAGGTAGGAAAAACTTATTTTGGTGAacttagagaacaataattatgatctacGAAACCTCCGAAAATCACTTAGGAAAATATGAGGAATAAtagtgatatgctgttaaaactcctttaaaacccagTGAGAAGATAAGGAAAAAATTGtacaatatatattgattattgtctctttgtaaactcatatgagaaaacctttaaaaggaaaaactcataagcgAGTTTAGATAACAATAGATATATTTTTGATACCTCATTGACAACCTCGAAAGAGAAATAAGAGATATGGCATATGATATTaggaccccgaacccgggttTTCCTGTGCCTCCGGTTTCaatccctggatcaagtagttgatacgcacagaattcaatagaatgatatcaaatacatattttgaataaaacaaagtaaaataaatacctgaaaaatgaaaagatagtctgatggacaagaatccacagcacACCAGCCAGGCAAAAGAGCCTACAACACAACGGAGCGAAAcaacgatgcaacccaatgccacaggcaactcgggtgcggacgtgaccttagacttcttctctttaacttcatctgggttgaggttgatctccaccTCAACACTCTAAAAGCAACAAGActaagtacggaaggtactcaacaagtcatatactactttaaggggttgatagatgcataatggatatttcataGATAAaactttacggcatagttttgagCGTAAAGCATGTTTTATGCAAGTATCCAGGtatattctctactgttaacATTTCGAAACAAGGTAACCTTGTAATAAAGCTTTCGAAACGGTTTAAAAtaaggtaacctggtaacaaagttTTTGAAATGGTTTAAAATAAGGTAACCTGGtatcaaagcttttgaaacagtttaaatgcagaaaataataacaagttatatctgagGGTTTTTGGTCTTGgaaggggctatacctcactccacagttccttttatcacatctggtgtacctctagtaccacacagcttctgacggatggagccaggaacctcatcacatggacatctagtccacacaatCACTCATCAAGACGCATGCACCCGAAGTatattcaagcgtgaccatgcccttacatgtccatgaccgtggacacggctattcgaatagatttacactctgcagaggttatacactGTACCCAGGCGATATGCTCATtttccaaccattgcaagcggaggagcgaatcataccgagacacttcaatcactcTTCCTGCCCGGCTTTTCTACGTGATCCATCAAGTTCTTCATGTCTCGTATAGAGGGCAGACCCCCGATGATCGACTGGGGCGGAAACTCCTTTGCGCAGAACCTAAAGACACTTGGCTCAACGTTGCCTCTCAGGCCTCCTAATATCATGCCTAACCCAATCCGGTGAAAGAAAAGTTAAGTTCtacccattcaggacgcatggttgtacgagggtggctaagcatgacggcgcaagactcgggcCTTAAGCGGCCAGGGCATATATCTTCTGGCAATGGATACCACAGAGGTGGCTCAAGCCCacaggagcatcctcatccgaagtactactccacctgcccccgccaaacagttttcacctatttttacacatcaccctccacatcccacatgatatcaaggatttcacaaccatcacagaattcacaaccaccaaggattcatggtatatgaatTATCACTGATAACAGTaatcttatctctgaggagAGGTGCTTTTAAAATCGATGTCTCCGGGGAAACGTATTCAattctaagcatgctagatattaaTGCGTCGTCCATTGTTATTATAGTTAACATTAGGTAATCATATGGTGATATGTATActggatgataatatttatgacATGGCAAGtatttaataggattaactattgcaagtggtttgtaaaagcgcaatacatagcacatgcgataataagtccggttttagttgatcatgtagattagttgaaaacgtaggttcaatatgaacaaggaaataggacttgctttcctgaagggtcaattcacgattggtcttgtcgttcaAATCTCtcaggttcttcttcatcagacCTCGCCTTCAGCTCTTTCCTCGCGCCCTAGCTTAGAACCTCgacttcgagcctacgcagaATAACAACGAAAAGCGCACACtgattaagcaaatgaacaCCAGAATAAAACCAAATGAAACACCAAAGCGGGGAAGAGCGACCGAGGAAAAACAACGAACGCTAAACCTAGTGGAAGACGATCGGCAACTGTAAGCAATACGAAGCTAATACATAGAGAATAACAGGATGatctagcgaagctaggctAAGCTGTTAACCTAGTTATTTTATTAACCTAAGAGAAAGCCTAAATAAGCATGATCAATTGGGTGAGCGTTTATTAGTTTAACTGTCGAAAGACGACAGTTAGAGTTTCTACGTATATGTGAGTACACGTGTATAGACATGAATATATGAGTAATACttacatttatatgtatttgagcatgtatacatatatatgtaagtataactctaggtgATTAAATGTACTTAAGTGTTTGAGATTAATATTCTAATATATAGCACTAAACAAAGTTTATCtagtaattaatcttaattacctagtgttgtttaatttccaTACTAATTTAGCTATATACTATAGCTATGTTAAAAGCatgtatgtaattaattaattaggttaatctattctttaaatataataaattaattatcaaaaggttattcaattaattaattaataatgttaaattattctatcatactcgaatgacatgtatttatttatttaaccacTATACTAGTTAATCTTATTACCTTAATTAACCAACATTAAACAATAGCCTGAGCATGAAACAACAATCTACTCCAACTAAAATAAAAGCAATCTtttagtttattctaaaaaCCATTCTTTAATTAACATGATAATTAAACCTACACTTAAACTAGATTAATACAAGCGACTAATCTACGATTATAATCTAAACATGGTTATCAATTATCTAACTcgactttatttattaaaagataaaatctaaatctagGTTAAAGCACTGTGACACAATTAAATACCGAGCAAGAAAATGAACGAACTCCAAAacttacaagatttggcatggagatagattatgattttagaggaatatcagctaaagaatcatcaaaattggagttgAAACGGGTTATGGACGTTGGAAGATTTGCCGAAATTGGAAATatctggaaaaagaaaggaagcaCTATTTCACGGACTTGTTCTATGGATTGGAACCGGAGGGAGCTGTGAGTGTGGTGTATGGTGGACCAGATCTAATGGATTTGGTCCATGCTTGTGGCCTGCGGGGGAAGACTCGGTGGTCGATCCACTATGGACCGCGGTCGGTGGACATGGCCGGCCCAGCCATGGGGCCCACAAGGCAATGAGGGGGTGGCCTAAAGGGATAAGGCCAGCTGCCTTTGCCAGAGCATGCGGCTcaatgagggagagagatgatggtGTCAAAGTGAGGGGCGAGTGTCCGACTGGGGGAACCAGCGGTAGCGCCGGAGGGGAGGGGATGGAGCTTGCCAACGAGGAAGGTGGCGCCAGGATGGGGAGGACTCCGGCCGGTGGAGAGGGATGGCCAGGCGGCGCAAGAGCGCACGaccggagggagagagggaggtggtTGGCCGGGGGGTGAAGGACATGGCTGGGGAAGAGGCCAGCCGGTGGAGGGAGTCCGGCGGCGGATCTCGCCAGCCGAGTGGGGCGGTCAGCATAGCGTGACGCGGCTGGGTGCGTGAGCCGGCTGTGCAAGCCAGCGACGCACATGGGTGGCGTGGTTGCACAGCGGCGGCTGGGGTCAGATGCACTCGAGGCGGGCCACGACGATGGTGCAGGT
This genomic window from Phragmites australis chromosome 7, lpPhrAust1.1, whole genome shotgun sequence contains:
- the LOC133924109 gene encoding zinc finger CCCH domain-containing protein 27-like, with the protein product MHSSCELSAVLVTLKMLKESSSPALDADRIEVPSPMEENNSTNSEAATDTEDFEISDDDDDRNHKHRKREARPQLDENTEEQHPGMPLKKRSRVSGNGQLFGGSGSQGEAQKDFVPKFKRRPGAGTHTWAPRVNQSFRADSSASATARPPMTRGRGRNGAPWTQHDPRFNTFDMIDFASQMASQGPPAHPSLFMGTALPSGPYGFMPGMPHGILDPMHPLGMQRPIQPAVSPLIDLSMPRQRCRDFEERGFCLRGDMCPMEHGVNRIVVDDMQSLSQFNLPVSVPNAQGLGIQNEGGTASVNLSSLGGSKGVPAKDVKSGVASDALKINGSTASAVAVAVADADVYDPDQPLWNNEQPEASCAGFVHTDAGVWNAESSGYETGREHSNQVFATDGLQSSKSTVWGRIAPKRKSVGGNTAKTTLTNTTGNQRSDYDEMAPSTTQVKFAASKDTNGQSNSRIYGDVGRQSNRASHKASRTLYVHGIPQESNRWEKLLSHFQKFGQVIDIYIPSNSEKAFVQFSKREEAEAALKAPDAVMGNRFIKLWWANRDRIPDEGEGRISANSSQLSTTLANSAPQPSYPNKVKENVQSTTPRASSGSSAEPSGSSTGPKMLPANSIKSIPPDPKRQESLELLEELRKKQEILAQKRDEFRRQLEKLAKQKGSSNSIKHAEAGGKEVVSNDASKVTDARSMNVRAEGSQEIAGKLEKKSSGELASHSQKAVTSTQKSAAATKQTIHLLAPPQNRFKLDNRTTSFRILPPLPPEIANESTLADHFSSFGELSSVVLEDTEAHNHDATLKPSLSCSACVTYTTRQSAEKAFIGGKSCKGHTLRFMWLTASPGSNNHSRPQKSSIPSKASSISGHIQSMSSESPSPVGKISSTATSGMAANPHNKSISTMEQTKTSPVGISKASCSSSSLSSNVECSPEHGATRNVVSDSDLPQ